The sequence ACGCTTGCCGCCTACAAGATGGCCGTCGAGAACAAGATGAAGCTGTTCAGCTACGGCGACGGGATGCTAATTTTATAACCGGGTCCGCGAGAGCGGTCGAATGAAAAAGGAAGGAATATGAAGATTGCAGTTATCGGTGGTGCCGGGTACATCGGATCGCACACGACTAGGGAACTTCTCGACCGCGGGCACGAAGTCTGCGTGTTCGACAATCTTTCGAGCGGTCTCGAACAGAATTTGTTCCCCGAGGCGGGATTCGTGAAGGGCGATATCCTGAACCCCGATGAGATTGGCGCGTTTTTGAATAGTTTCAAGCCCGAGGGCCTCGTGCACCTGGCCGCCTTCAAGGCTGCCGGCGAATCGATGATCAATCCCGAAAAGTACAGTGTGAACAACATAACGGGCTCCATCAACATTTTGAATGCCGCCTCCGCTGCCGGCGTAAAGTACTTCGTGTTTTCGAGTTCCGCCGCCACCTATGGCGCCCCGAAGTACCAGCCCGTCGATGAGGAGCACCCGACCGACCCCGAAAATTACTACGGCTACACGAAACTCGCCATCGAAGGATTCCTCAAGTGGTACGACAAGCTTCGCGGAATCAAGTTCGCGGCGCTCCGCTATTTCAATGCGGCGGGCTACGACGTGAAGGGGCGTATCAACGGGCTCGAGAAGAACCCGGCGAACCTCATCCCGGTGGTGATGGAAGCCTTGCTCGGTAAGCGCAAGGAACTGCTCGTGTTCGGTAATGACTACGACACTCCCGATGGAACGGGCGTGCGCGACTACATTCACGTGAACGACCTCGCGATTGGTCACGGGATGGCGTTCGATTACCTGCAGAAGAACAACAAGAGCCTCATCGTGAATCTGGGCGTGCAGCAGGGAAGTTCCGTGCTCGACGTCATCCACATGGCCGAGAAGGTCAGTGGCCGCAAGTGCCCGTACCGCATCGTGGAACGCCGCCCGGGCGACCCCGCTTCCCTCGTGGCGAACCCCGCGAAGGCGCACGAAGTCCTTGGCTGGAAGGCGCAATACAGCGATTTGGAAACGCTTCTTGCGACAACTTGGAAGGCCTACCTCGCGAACGAAAAGTAATCGGTTCTGGCCGTATAGAAAAATTGCCCGCGGGTCTTGCCTGCGGGCGTTTTGTTTTTAGCTGTTTGCTTTTCCTAGCAGTTTTTTCGCCTGCGTGGCGAGCAAGTCCTTGTCGTCGAGTTCAATGACCTTCTCTAACCGTTGGCGGCCTTCTTCGGGCTCGATTCCGTAGCGGATTCTGATTTCGCCTATGGTGTAGAGCGCACGGCGTGCGATTTTCGGGTCCTTTTCGAGGGCGAGTCCTTTTTCCAGCAGGGAGAGCGCGGCTTCGATGCAACCTCTGGATTTTGCCGTCCCGCCCCATTCGAGCCACTGCGTGCTGGGAACGTCTATGTACAGGTTCGGGTTCACCATGCGTTCGGCGGTTTTCTTCAGGGTCTCGTGATCGAGCGGCTGTTCCTGCAGGAGTGCCGTCATTGCCTGGTGCAGGCAGACCTTGGCGGTGTCGAAATTCCCTCTTTGCGCGGCGCTGAATCCTTCGTCAATCTTTTCGCGTGTCTTTGTACGCCGTTCTGCGGGAATGTTCCTTTGTGCGGTCCGCTGCATGCGGGTTTCCAGCGCGTCCTTGCGCTGTTCGGAAAGGCTCTTGCGACGCTTGGGCATCTTGATGCCGGCGAGGGCGCCGAGCGCGAAGAACGGGACCGAAGCGAAGGCTACGGGAGCGAATATGCCGGGGTTCACGAACCAGTTGGCGGCAAAGTCGAGAACGAGTCCGGAAATAGCCGTGCCGCGGACGAGTTTCGACACGTTGGCTTTGTCACTGTCGAATGCGGTGGCACCGAGCAGGAAGGCGAGCGCGATACTTGCGCCCATGTAGCGTTCTGTCACGTACGGCTTGAAGAAACTTGTCGAGGTGAGGACGTCGATGACGCACCCGCCGAAAAGTGCGAGCGCGAAGAACGATGCGGTCGTGATGATGACGCCCCACCTGTCGCAGAGTTTTGCAAATGCGAACAGGAAGAAAATCGCGAACACGATGAAACTCGCCCAACTGGGGAAGAGTAACCAGCTGGTGAGCAGCCTTCCGTATTCGCCGTCCTTCGGGATGAATGCCATGGCGTATCGCGGGAACTGGTCCCTGTAGCTCTTGAGGAACTTGTACAGTTCTTTTTCGAACTGCGCTTCCTTGGGGTATGTCCCGTGCTCTGCGATGTATTCTTCTTTGCCTCCGCCGATTTCCCACCATTCACGGAATTCCTTCCGCTTGGACTTGAGGCGTTCTTCGACGTCGAAGGATTTTCCTGCCGAGAGCACGCGTTCGCGGTACTGCTCGAATTCGACAGCCCTGGCGGAGTCGTTCACGGGAAGGCCTATTGTCTTGAACCGCGGCACGCCTTCTTCTTGCCACCACTTCTCGAACGAGAGGGCGATGTTCTTTTCGAGTTCCCTTTGCTGGAATACGGGTGCGAGCGCAGTGACGGCATTGAAAATGCCGATGGCAAGGATTGCTGCGAAGGCTACATAGTGGTGAATCCTGAGGCGCCTCGTGAATTTCCTTATCCCGTGCATCGTTGCCTCCGTCGTTTAGCGTTTGCCGTATTCGCCCAGCTGGTTCCACAGGAAGTCCGTATTCACGTCGCGGTATCCCTGGGCGTTGACGCGTTCGCGCAGCTTGTGTGCGATGTCGAAAAGGTTCGGACAGTTTTGCATGCGTTCGAAACTGTCGAAGATCGTGAGCCTGTCTATCCATTGCGCAAGTTCGGGGA comes from Fibrobacter sp. and encodes:
- the galE gene encoding UDP-glucose 4-epimerase GalE → MKIAVIGGAGYIGSHTTRELLDRGHEVCVFDNLSSGLEQNLFPEAGFVKGDILNPDEIGAFLNSFKPEGLVHLAAFKAAGESMINPEKYSVNNITGSINILNAASAAGVKYFVFSSSAATYGAPKYQPVDEEHPTDPENYYGYTKLAIEGFLKWYDKLRGIKFAALRYFNAAGYDVKGRINGLEKNPANLIPVVMEALLGKRKELLVFGNDYDTPDGTGVRDYIHVNDLAIGHGMAFDYLQKNNKSLIVNLGVQQGSSVLDVIHMAEKVSGRKCPYRIVERRPGDPASLVANPAKAHEVLGWKAQYSDLETLLATTWKAYLANEK